Proteins from a genomic interval of Dama dama isolate Ldn47 chromosome 1, ASM3311817v1, whole genome shotgun sequence:
- the TPP1 gene encoding tripeptidyl-peptidase 1 yields MTVDEPKGRMGPRSCLLGLFALFVAGKCSYSPEPDQQRRLPPGWVSLGRADPEEELSLTFALRQQNVKRLSELVQAVSDPGSPRYGKYLTLEDVAELVRPSPLTLHTVQKWLLAAGARNCHSVTTQDFLTCWLSVRQAELLLSGAEFYHYMGGPAETHAVRSPHPYQLPKALAPHVDFVGGLHRFPPTSTLRQRPEPQVPGTVGLHLGVTPSVIRKRYNLTAQDVGSGTTNNSQACAQFLEQYFHDSDLAEFMRLFGGDFAHQASVARVVGQQGRGRAGIEASLDVEYLMSAGANISTWVYSSPGRHESQEPFLQWLLLLSNESALPYVHTVSYGDDEDSLSSTYIQRVNTEFMKAAARGLTLLFASGDSGAGCWSVSGRHQFRPSFPASSPYVTTVGGTSFQNPFRVTNEVVDYISGGGFSNVFPRPSYQEEAVTRYLSSSPHLPPSSYFNASGRAYPDVAALSDGYWVVSNHVPIPWVSGTSASTPVFGGLLSLINEHRILRGLPPLGFLNPRLYQQRGAGLFDVTRGCHESCLDEEVEGQGFCSGPGWDPVTGWGTPNFPALLKTLMNP; encoded by the exons ATGACAGTGGACGAGCCGAAAGGCAGAATGGGACCCCGATCCTG CCTCCTAGGGCTCTTTGCCCTCTTCGTCGCTGGCAAATGCAGTTACAGCCCGGAGCCCGACCAGCAGAGGAG GCTGCCCCCTGGCTGGGTGTCCCTGGGCCGTGCGGACCCTGAGGAAGAGCTGAGTCTTACGTTTGCCCTGAGACAGCAGAACGTGAAGAGACTGTCCGAGCTGGTGCAGGCTGTGTCGGATCCTGGCTCTCCTCGCTACG GCAAGTACCTGACCCTAGAGGATGTGGCTGAACTGGTCCGGCCATCACCATTGACCCTCCACACGGTCCAGAAATGGCTTCTGGCGGCTGGAGCCCGGAACTGCCACTCAGTGACCACACAGGACTTTCTGACTTGCTGGCTGAGTGTCCG ACAGGCGGAGCTGCtgctctctggggctgagttttaTCACTATATGGGAGGACCTGCAGAGACCCATGCTGTGAGGTCCCCACATCCCTACCAGCTCCCAAAGGCCTTGGCCCCGCATGTGGACTTTG TGGGGGGGCTGCATCGTTTTCCCCCTACATCAACCCTGAGGCAACGCCCTGAGCCACAGGTACCCGGGACTGTTGGCCTGCATCTGGGAGTGACCCCATCAGTGATCCGTAAGCGTTACAACTTGACAGCACAAGATGTGGGCTCTGGCACAACCAACAACAGTCAAGCCTGTGCTCAG TTCCTGGAGCAGTATTTCCATGATTCAGACCTTGCTGAGTTCATGCGCCTCTTCGGTGGGGACTTTGCACACCAGGCATCGGTAGCCCGTGTGGTTGGACAACAGGGCCGGGGCCGGGCCGGAATTGAGGCCAGCCTAGATGTGGAGTACCTCATGAGTGCTGGCGCCAACATCTCTACCTGGGTCTACAGTAGCCCTG GCCGGCATGAGTCACAGGAGCCTTTCCTGCAGTGGCTTCTGCTGCTCagtaatgagtcagctctgcctTATGTGCACACCGTGAGCTACGGCGATGACGAGGACTCCCTCAGCAGCACCTATATCCAGCGGGTCAACACTGAGTTCATGAAGGCGGCTGCTCGGGGTCTGACcctgctctttgcctcag GTGACAGTGGGGCCGGGTGTTGGTCTGTCTCTGGCAGACACCAGTTCCGTCCCAGCTTCCCTGCCTCCAG tccctATGTCACCACGGTGGGAGGCACATCCTTCCAGAACCCTTTCCGAGTCACAAATGAGGTCGTTGACTACATCAGTGGTGGCGGCTTCAGCAACGTGTTCCCACGGCCTTCGTAccag GAGGAAGCTGTAACCCGGTACCTGAGCTCCAGTCCCCACTTGCCACCATCCAGTTACTTCAATGCCAGTGGCCGCGCCTACCCAGACGTAGCTGCACTCTCTGATGGCTACTGGGTGGTCAGCAACCACGTGCCCATTCCATGGGTGTCTGGTACCTCG GCCTCTACGCCAGTGTTTGGGGGACTCCTATCCCTGATAAATGAACACAGAATCCTCAGAGGCCTACCCCCTCTCGGTTTTCTCAACCCAAGGCTCTACCAGCAGCGTGGGGCAGGACTCTTTGAT GTAACCCGTGGCTGCCACGAGTCCTGTCTGGATGAAGAGGTGGAGGGTCAAGGTTTCTGCTCTGGCCCTGGCTGGGATCCTGTGACAGGCTGGGGAACACCCAACTTCCCAGCTCTGCTGAAGACACTAATGAACCCTTGA